One Triticum dicoccoides isolate Atlit2015 ecotype Zavitan chromosome 3B, WEW_v2.0, whole genome shotgun sequence genomic window, TAAATTAAACTGTCAACCGAGCAGGGGCACGTTTGTTGGGCCGACCCATGCCTTGCTCGAGAGGGTGCTTGTTTTTTTACATGGCGCAATAGGCGTTGGCGAGGAGCACTCGTCTCAAGGAAGGGGCATGTTGCCTGGGCCTGGCTACACCCTCCTTCTAAGATCGTTCTGGTACAACGTTAAAGAATTTACAGGAGTATAACTTACATAAACTGCCACAATTAGGATAGGATACCAAATTGGCACCACATATCAATTTTTCGCAAATTGTTACCAATTCTGGGACATGGCTACAAATAGCACTAGTAGGAGTGGTGAAGACGCTTTTGACAACTCTTGCTCAATGGGGGGCGTCTATTAGGGACTACATGGAAAAATAGCCACATGGGAATGTTTGAATCTTCCATCTTCCTCCCTTACCATCTATCTATCACTGGTTCCATTTTTGCGGTGAGTACCACCTGCACCTGCGTACAACTCTCCCACGTTAGGGGGCGAAGATATACATGGAACCATTGTGGTTGTGTGCTGCTAGTCTTCGTTGTCGGCACCAGAGCTGAAGATGAGATTAGTGTGCATGAGAATGGTGATTGACATGCATGTCCATAATGTCCACGAGACGACAATGTCGAAGGTGCATTCCTGCCCTGACAACCTCACCACCAGTGCATGCACTGCATAGGAATCCCCACCTTATACATAGAAGATGTTCACTGCCTGCTCGGCGCACCACCTCCTCAACGTGCATGAGTTGGTGAGGTCCTCGTCGATTGAGAGCTATGGTTGGAGCCTTGCTTTCTTTTTACTCTTGCCTAGGAGGGCACATGGGCATGCACCAGGCTTGATGGGATTGGTGGCGGGTACCTCCACGGTGGAAGCAAGAGGGGTGCCTCCCTGAGCCTCGATCGATGGAGGGATGGCCTCTGACGGCAATGCACGGGTATAGGAGGAGCGATCGAGTGTAGTGTGTGGGCATTCTATGGTCATCGAGGCCATCATATGCATCCCAAGTAGCAGGTCACAACAATTTCCAACAATGGACACGTGATCGACAACATCGAGTGGGAGCCCCCTGATCTACCTTCTACATCACCAGATCCAACTTATATAACCGTTCCAACCAGTCTGATTGTTGTAGCATGCAACATTTTGATACATTTTGCTCTGGCGGGGCCATGCCAAAGTGTTGGAACGATTCCCACGAACAACCATGGCGAGGTGACGTTTGCCTCATGCCATGATCTGTTTTTTTCGCAATTATGGAGATGTCACTAGCTCTTTAGTACTCGTCTCTTTCGGTCATAGTGCAACCAGACTTAGTGGATACCTATCCGCTATCCGTGGCGAGTAACTTGCCAAATCTGCTTATGGCACATTATCAAAGTTTTGATGTAACAACAAGAGTTTATTTCGATGAAGATAGCAATATCACAATATATGATTTCCCATCCTGTAGCTAGTTATGCTCGGACGGAGCGTAGTAGCGCTCCCTTTATTTATGATCTTGTATTAGCATATTGTAAACCTGTTACCGTGGAATAAAACCCCCTAATTTCCCTAAAAAAAGTAGTGTGTCAACATTTGTGTAATTGGTGTTTTGAAACATGCAAAAGAAATGTAGTGGCGTTTCAAACTCACCAATGCAACATTTTACTGTATGCAGAAAAATCTCCGTTGGTGATAGAAAATTGCCGAGAAAAACAATCAACATAGTATGCAACATGGAAGTCAACACTACATTTGCAACACACATCCCAAAGTTATTGCAGCATGTCACCTGTGTATATCTAGCAAAAATGTACAAGAGTTTGAAGCTCTTCAAAATAACCTATGCAACATTAAAATCCGCAAAACTAACATTCCACTGTCAACAATTGGATCTGGGAGCTCGTTGGCGGCAAATCTGATTTGCTATAGCCCTACCATCATCAGATTTAGTGATCCTGAACTCATTCCCCTAGCCCCGCCGACTGTTTTTGTGGAAAGGATCTGGTCTATATTAAAATGTCGTCGGAAAtacaaagcatctcaaacataataaaaattacatcgagattcTGAGACCATCAAACGACCACTACTGCCGCTAGAACGAGCAGTTGACGCATCGTTGTCATCGCTCCTCTACCAGAGCCGTCTTGACCTTGACCTTGTCGATCAGAGCCaggaagtcttcgtgcacgtgcccctaaggaccagcatCCTCGAGCCACAGTCATCGCCGTTGAACCCTTGCATAAATCTGAAGCGCCTGACACCAAATCTCGCCACATGTCAAGAAACCCTAATTAACCTCACCGCCCCACAAAGATGTCATGAATCTACGTTGGAGCTCTATCGACTACGTTCAAATGGACGACCTCGAAGAGGATCGAAGCCCGAAAGAAAAACTCAAAGAAGATGTGTCGTCATCCGTCTGAGCGCCACACCTACGAGAACTAAAAAAACCTAACATAAACTACTCATCGGAGTGGAGGCACCGGGGTTCTCCTCCCCACCACTAGCGAACTTGGCAGTGGGGTTGTCGAGGATCGACATCCGCGGAGGCAGAGAACGATCGATGATGATTGAGCtgcctaggagaatgatgtgatgacatGTTGCTGCTATACTGGACATGCGCTGTGACGGGCCTGGAAGGGAAAGAGAAGGAAAGTTGGGCAAGTAGCACATGGGAGCAGCGCATGCGATTGGCGAGGCGATGGTTCTCACTTTCAGTGAGATTTTGATAAATTTCGATGATTTCAACAGACATCAAAATATTTCAGTTATATGCAATAATTCAAgtatttttcaaatattttttttgagTTTCAAGTAAAATTTTCAGTCCACCGAAACCAATAAAATGCGGTAATTTCGGTAGGTGCTGAAATATTTCGCAAACTTAAATTTATAAAACCAGCCCCGCAATCGAGCCAGCAAACTTAAATTTTTCGGGCTGCCCGCTCACAAACTTTACCAACCCGCTGACCTGTCTTGTTTTAATTGGTCTATAAACACTCCTCCGAATTAACCGTGGCTGCTGAATTTTAGTTTTTAGGCAACCCTGAATTTAACTGGTGGGCTGGGCGCCCAGCCCGTAAAATCCCCGTAATTGTCAGTTGATCTAGCGACAAAGCTCTTTTTTCACAATCCGTCAGAAAAAAAGTTCCTTTTTCACACAGACTCGGAAACGACCTAATATTAACCGCCTTCGTGATTTCCTTGTCCTTGATCGAAGGGATTTTTGAGAATCGGCGAGGCCTATCCCCTCCCACGCGATCCCGATCTCTCGAATCCTCGCCCCTACCCGGCCGTGGCCTCGCTGCCTCGCATACGACCTAGGGCTCCGCCTCGCTTCCAAGATCCGGCGACATGGGCGAGCGCAAGGTGCTGAACAAACACTACCCGGACGACTTCGACCCGGCGAAGATCCCGCGGCGGCGGCAGCCCAAGAACCGGCAGATCGTTGTGCGCGTGATGCTCCCGATGAGCATCCGCTGCGGCACCTGCGGGACGTACATCTCCAAGGGCACCAAGTTCAACTCACGCAAAGAGGACGCCGCCGGGGAGGCATACCTGGGGATACGAATACACAGGTTCTACATCAAGTGCACACGCTGCTCCGCCGAGATCGCCTTCAAGACGGACCCCAGGAACTCGGACTACACGGTGGAGTCCGGGGCCAGCCGCAACTTCGAGCCATGGCGCGAGGCAGAGGCTGTGGTGGACAAGGAGAAGAGGAAACGAGCCGCGGAGGAGATGGGCGACACCATGAGAGCGCTGGAGAACAGAGCCATGGATTCCAAGCGGGACATGGACGTACTCGCCGATTTGGAAGAGACGCGGTCGATCAAGTCTAGGCATGAAGGGGTCTCCATTGACCGGATGCTTGGGATTCTGAACCATTCTGCTTCTACTGCCTATCATCAAAATTTAAAGGAGGAAAATACTGTACTACTAGCAGAggaagacgaagagctcgtcagatCAATCACTTTCCGTAACTCGGAAGGTTACGTAAAACGGATCGAAGTCAATGATGAAGATTTTCTGTCAGAGATCATCAACGAGTCTTCTGAATCAGCGTTAGATCATCCAACAGATGTCTTGGTCAAAGCTAATGATCCTGAGAGTGCCAATAAAGAAGAAGTAAAGGAGAGCTTGGCATCTAAGATGCCCAAATTGATAGTAAAGCCAAAGTCATCAGCTGCTGCAAATCCTCAGAAGAAACACAAGAGTACTGAATCTCCAGCTGTCCATGATGATGTCAAAGCACCAGTTGCAGAGGAGAAAATTGAAGCTTCAGAAGAGAAGACCAATATTCTTCATTCCCTTTTCCAATATGATAGCGATGAAAGTGATGAGTGAAGACGACCCTTATTCGA contains:
- the LOC119282602 gene encoding splicing factor YJU2-like → MGERKVLNKHYPDDFDPAKIPRRRQPKNRQIVVRVMLPMSIRCGTCGTYISKGTKFNSRKEDAAGEAYLGIRIHRFYIKCTRCSAEIAFKTDPRNSDYTVESGASRNFEPWREAEAVVDKEKRKRAAEEMGDTMRALENRAMDSKRDMDVLADLEETRSIKSRHEGVSIDRMLGILNHSASTAYHQNLKEENTVLLAEEDEELVRSITFRNSEGYVKRIEVNDEDFLSEIINESSESALDHPTDVLVKANDPESANKEEVKESLASKMPKLIVKPKSSAAANPQKKHKSTESPAVHDDVKAPVAEEKIEASEEKTNILHSLFQYDSDESDE